The following proteins are encoded in a genomic region of Mycolicibacterium rutilum:
- the rpsT gene encoding 30S ribosomal protein S20, with amino-acid sequence MANIKSQEKRIKTNERRRLRNKSVKSSLHTAVRGFREAIEAGDKDKAAELLVSTSRKLDKAASKGVIHKNQAANRKSALASALNKL; translated from the coding sequence GTGGCCAACATCAAGTCGCAGGAAAAGCGGATCAAGACCAACGAGCGCCGTCGGCTGCGCAACAAGTCGGTCAAGTCGTCGTTGCACACGGCGGTCCGCGGGTTCCGGGAGGCCATCGAGGCCGGCGACAAGGACAAGGCCGCCGAGCTGCTCGTGTCGACCAGCCGCAAGCTGGACAAGGCCGCCAGCAAGGGCGTGATCCACAAGAATCAGGCCGCCAACCGCAAGTCGGCTCTGGCGTCGGCGCTCAACAAGCTCTGA
- the holA gene encoding DNA polymerase III subunit delta: MSDEAQLHLVLGDEELLVERAVAAVLRDARKKAGTQDVPVDRLRAGDVSTSELAELLSPSLFAEERVVVLEAAGEAGKDAVTLIADAAADLPPGTMLVVVHSGGGRAKALADQLKKLGAQVHPCARITKAAERADFVRREFRALKAKVGDDTVTAVLDAIGSDLRELAAACSQLVTDTGGAVDAAAVRRYHSGKAEVKGFDIADKAVTGDVAGAAEALRWAMMRGEPLVVLADALAEAVHTIARVGPLSGDPYRLASELGMPPWRVQKAQKQARRWSRTSVAEAMRLVAALNADVKGAAADADFALESTVRKVAELIDD; the protein is encoded by the coding sequence GTGAGCGATGAGGCACAGCTGCACCTGGTGCTCGGGGACGAGGAGTTGTTGGTCGAACGCGCGGTCGCGGCGGTGCTGCGCGACGCCCGCAAGAAGGCCGGCACCCAGGACGTTCCGGTCGACCGGCTGCGCGCCGGCGACGTCAGCACCAGTGAGCTCGCCGAGCTGCTGAGCCCGTCGCTGTTCGCCGAGGAGCGCGTCGTGGTGCTCGAGGCCGCGGGCGAGGCCGGCAAGGACGCGGTCACGCTGATCGCCGACGCCGCCGCCGACCTGCCGCCGGGCACCATGCTGGTCGTCGTGCACTCCGGCGGCGGGCGCGCCAAGGCGCTGGCCGATCAGCTCAAGAAGCTTGGCGCACAAGTTCATCCGTGCGCCCGCATCACCAAGGCCGCCGAACGCGCCGATTTCGTCCGCCGCGAGTTCCGCGCGCTGAAGGCCAAAGTCGGCGACGACACGGTCACCGCGGTACTCGACGCCATCGGCTCGGATCTGCGCGAATTGGCCGCTGCCTGTTCGCAGTTGGTGACCGACACCGGCGGCGCGGTCGACGCCGCGGCCGTCCGCCGCTATCACTCCGGCAAGGCGGAGGTGAAGGGTTTCGACATCGCCGACAAGGCCGTCACCGGTGACGTCGCCGGCGCGGCGGAAGCGCTGCGGTGGGCGATGATGCGCGGCGAACCCCTGGTGGTGCTCGCCGACGCGCTGGCCGAGGCCGTGCACACGATCGCCCGGGTCGGGCCGCTGTCCGGGGACCCCTACCGGCTGGCGTCGGAGCTGGGCATGCCGCCGTGGCGGGTGCAGAAGGCGCAGAAGCAGGCGCGGCGGTGGTCACGCACTTCGGTCGCGGAGGCGATGCGGCTGGTGGCCGCGCTCAACGCCGACGTGAAGGGCGCAGCAGCGGACGCCGACTTCGCGCTGGAGTCAACGGTGAGAAAGGTCGCCGAACTCATCGACGACTGA